From Sulfurirhabdus autotrophica:
TGGGTCAACCACAACCGGTTCCAGCTTTCTGCCTAACACGCCACCTTTTGCATTGATTTCATCAATCGTCATTAATGCCATATCTTTCAGCGAAGTTTCAGAAATGGCCATCGTGCCGGAAAGTGAATGCAAAATCCCGACTTTGATTGGATCCTTGTCACCTGCAAACGCTAATCCACTCAATGTGCCGATTGCTGCCAGTGATGCTGTCACAACTGCTTTCTTCAAAAAATTTCGTCGTTGCATTTTTAGCCCCTTGATATTATTAAAGCCACGTTTCAGAAAATTCCGCATCCAACTTTCATACGCTGGTACTTATGACTTAGCAATATCAGGGCCATATGCATTGCATAATATTATTAAATAATTGAAATACATTAAAATCATAGTGTTATATAAAAAAAGTATAGGTAGGCAATATCCTATTATTCTGAATCAGCACCAGACTCGTGCGGCCACTCACTCAAATGCACCAAATTAGGGCGTGAGTGAAATTTCATCAGAAATACATTCTATTGCTGTAAAATAGTGCGTTTTGAATGCATCCACTTAATACATCAGGATGTTCCGCTTGTTTAGAGTTGAAACCTGGACATACTTTCAGATCTTAAATAATTGAGAAACCCATGAAATACCTCAGTACCCGCGGCGGAATGCCACCCAAGACATTTACCGAAATCCTGCTCGGCGGCCTCGCTACGGATGGCGGCCTGACTATTCCTGAAGTTTATCCAACGCTTTCGACGGATGAACTGGCTGCAATGCGCAGCATGAATTACCGCGAGCTGGCATTTGAAGTATTACGCCGCTTTGCTGACGACATTCCCGCGGCCGATCTCAAAACAATTATCGACAAAACCTATACTGCTGAAGTATTCGGCTCGGACGACATTACACCAGTCAAAACACTGGAACCGGGTGTCCATCTGCTCGGCTTATCCTATGGCCCGACACTGGCGTTTAAAGACGTGGCCATGCAACTTCTCGGCAATCTGTTCGAGTACGTACTGGCAAAAGAAAACGCGGAACTGAATATTCTTGGTGCCACCTCGGGCGATACAGGCAGCGCCGCAGAGTACGCCATGCGCGGCAAAAAAGGTGTGCGCGTGTTCATGCTTTCGCCCAAAGGCAAGATGAGCCCGTTCCAGACTGCACAGATGTTCTCTCTGCAAGACCCTAACATTTTTAATATCGCCGCCGAAGGGGTGTTTGATGACTGTCAGGATATTGTCAAAGCGGTATCCAACGATCTGGATTTCAAGGCCAAACACAAGATCGGCGCAGTGAATTCAATCAACTGGGCGCGCGTTACTGCTCAGGTAGTTTACTACTTCAAAGCCTATTTCGCGCTGACTGAAAATAACGATGAGAAGGTTTCATTCTCGGTACCTTCAGGTAACTTTGGCAATGTCTGCGCTGGCCACATCGCCAGACAGATGGGACTGCCCATCCACAAGCTGATCGTGGCCACTAACGAAAACGATGTACTGGATGAGTTTTTCCGCACCGGCGTGTATCGCCCTCGCCCCCAAACCGAACATACCAGCAGCCCTTCGATGGATATTTCGAAAGCTTCCAACTTCGAGCGTTTTGTCTATGACCTGGTCGGGCGCGACCCGAAAATTCTCAAAGATCTCTGGCAACAAGTGGAAACAGGCGGCAGTTTTGATTTAAGCAAAACCCCATATTTTGCCAAGGTTAAAGACTTTGGCTTCGAATCCGGCTCAAGCAGTCATCAAAATCGTCTGGAGACCATCCGCAAGGTGTATCAGCAATACCAGACCATGATCGACACACACACCGCAGACGGCGTGAAAGTGGGTCTGGAGCATCGCGAAGCAGGCATCCCTATGGTCTGTCTGGAAACCGCATTACCCGCCAAGTTTGACGAAACCATCTTTGAAGCACTAGGCCGTCATGCCGAACGTCCTGCTGGTTTGGAAAATCTGGAAAAATTGCCGCAACGCTTTGAGGTAATGCCTGTAGATGCAGCAGTGGTAAAGCAATTTATCGTTGCGCATTCCTGACAAATGCTGCCAGCATGGTATTTCGATCTGTTTGAAGCGCATGTAAAGTTACATATTAAATCGCATTCACCGCAGAGGCGCAGAGACGCTGAGAAAAACGATGATGTTTGGCTAGAGGTGCTGAACTGCCAATGACACCCATTTAACTAAGTGTCACTGAACAGAGAGAATACTTTCTGCCTTCTCAGCGCCTCCGCGCCTCTGCGGTCAACCATTTTGACAAAAAGAGGCGTAGATTCCGTTTGCGACCGGCTGATGTGTAAAATGACATTTCGGAAAATGTAAGCACAGAATCCATTTTTCTGGATATTCCGAATTTAATAAAGTGTAAACAAGGAATAAGATGACGCAACTACCCAAGGAAATTTTCAAAGCCTACGATATTCGCGGAATTGTTGGCAAATCTCTGACACCTGAAATTGTTGAAGCAATCGGCCATGCCATAGGCTCTGAAGCAGTTGCCCGCAAGCAAACTGCCATTGTTATCGGACGTGATGGCAGATTATCCGGCCCTGATCTGGCTGCAGCGCTGGCACGTGGCATTCAGAAAAGCGGCATTGATGTCATTGATTTAGGTATGGTGGCTACCCCCATGACCTACTTCGCAGCGTACCAGCTCAATACCAATTCAGCCGTGATGGTAACAGGCAGCCACAACCCTCCGGATTACAATGGCCTGAAAATGGTACTGGGCG
This genomic window contains:
- the thrC gene encoding threonine synthase, whose translation is MKYLSTRGGMPPKTFTEILLGGLATDGGLTIPEVYPTLSTDELAAMRSMNYRELAFEVLRRFADDIPAADLKTIIDKTYTAEVFGSDDITPVKTLEPGVHLLGLSYGPTLAFKDVAMQLLGNLFEYVLAKENAELNILGATSGDTGSAAEYAMRGKKGVRVFMLSPKGKMSPFQTAQMFSLQDPNIFNIAAEGVFDDCQDIVKAVSNDLDFKAKHKIGAVNSINWARVTAQVVYYFKAYFALTENNDEKVSFSVPSGNFGNVCAGHIARQMGLPIHKLIVATNENDVLDEFFRTGVYRPRPQTEHTSSPSMDISKASNFERFVYDLVGRDPKILKDLWQQVETGGSFDLSKTPYFAKVKDFGFESGSSSHQNRLETIRKVYQQYQTMIDTHTADGVKVGLEHREAGIPMVCLETALPAKFDETIFEALGRHAERPAGLENLEKLPQRFEVMPVDAAVVKQFIVAHS